A genomic stretch from Theobroma cacao cultivar B97-61/B2 chromosome 4, Criollo_cocoa_genome_V2, whole genome shotgun sequence includes:
- the LOC18601323 gene encoding expansin-A13, which produces MSPPAKTEAPLLALLLLTLTSTATSHYTSSSPPAPQSSQWHPARATYYAASDPRDAVGGACGYGDLVKAGYGMATVGLSESLFERGQICGACFELRCVDDLRWCIPGTSIIVTATNFCAPNYGFTAEGGGHCNPPNKHFVLPIEAFEKIAIWKAGNMPVQYRRIKCRKEGGVRFTVDGSGIFVSVLISNVAGAGDVVAVKIKGSKTGWLQMGRNWGQNWHINSDLKNQPLSFEVTTSDGLTLTSYNVAPKDWNFGQTFEGKQFQS; this is translated from the exons ATGTCACCGCCAGCAAAGACTGAAGCTCCTCTCCTTGCACTTCTGCTTCTTACACTAACCTCGACAGCCACTTCCCACTACACCTCTTCGTCCCCACCCGCGCCTCAGTCCTCCCAGTGGCATCCCGCACGCGCCACTTACTATGCAGCATCGGATCCTCGGGACGCGGTGGGTGGCGCGTGTGGGTATGGGGACCTGGTGAAGGCTGGCTACGGCATGGCCACGGTGGGTTTGAGCGAGTCCCTGTTTGAGCGTGGGCAGATCTGCGGCGCGTGCTTCGAGCTGAGGTGCGTGGATGATCTGCGCTGGTGCATACCCGGGACCTCTATCATTGTGACAGCCACCAATTTCTGTGCTCCCAATTATGGGTTTACAGCGGAGGGTGGAGGGCATTGTAATCCTCCCAACAAGCACTTTGTGCTTCCCATCGAGGCTTTTGAGAAGATCGCCATTTGGAAGGCTGGCAACATGCCCGTTCAGTATCGAAG GATCAAGTGCAGAAAAGAAGGAGGTGTTCGATTTACAGTTGATGGTTCAGGTATCTTCGTTTCAGTGCTCATCAGCAATGTTGCTGGTGCTGGAGATGTAGTTGCAGTTAAGATTAAGGGTTCAAAAACTGGGTGGCTGCAAATGGGTCGGAATTGGGGACAAAATTGGCATATTAATTCTGATCTAAAGAATCAGCCTCTTTCGTTTGAGGTCACCACTAGTGATGGGCTTACGCTTACATCTTACAATGTTGCTCCTAAGGATTGGAACTTTGGGCAGACTTTTGAAGGAAAGCAATTCCAATCATAA
- the LOC18601324 gene encoding uncharacterized protein LOC18601324 produces the protein MTMMMLGAVQLGAAAACVVVLVPMGMAGWHLSRNKMLFFSGALFITLAVCVHLTPYFPSVSDFVTSVSSVVVFDHRISCINLVNEIAWDVKPNSSIPNDSLEFYDKRWDWSKSPKLDACDFQKLPGSDASDLLNGSWVVVAGDSQARLFTLSLLNLILGSEADRMNSVRADLFKRHSDYNILLDEIGMKLDFFWAPYVVNLTNLMIDFKVKKSYPDVMVMGAGLWHMLHVTNASDYDFALRMLRSSVVSLLPFSPELSLNGPVTGSVSIKSPHLFWLGLPMLINGMLNTEEKREKMSDALWHAYDRALGDSKLLRQTGGPLLLLDIQSLTWNCGPRCTSDGMHYDGAIYEAAVQIMLNALLIESHQQL, from the coding sequence ATGACGATGATGATGTTAGGGGCAGTTCAACTGGGAGCAGCGGCAGCGTGCGTGGTGGTGTTGGTCCCAATGGGAATGGCAGGATGGCATTTGAGCCGGAACAAGATGCTCTTTTTCAGCGGTGCCCTTTTCATAACTCTGGCTGTTTGCGTCCATTTGACTCCCTATTTCCCTTCCGTTTCTGATTTTGTTACTTCCGTTTCTTCTGTTGTCGTCTTCGATCACCGTATTTCTTGCATTAATTTGGTTAACGAGATTGCTTGGgatgtcaagcccaactcttCTATCCCCAACGATAGCCTCGAATTTTATGACAAGCGCTGGGATTGGTCCAAATCCCCAAAGCTCGACGCTTGTGACTTTCAGAAGCTGCCTGGATCCGATGCTTCCGATTTGCTAAACGGCTCCTGGGTGGTCGTAGCAGGTGATTCCCAGGCTCGATTGTTTACCCtttctttattaaatttgattttgggtTCGGAAGCCGACCGTATGAATTCGGTTAGAGCTGATTTATTCAAAAGGCATAGTGATTACAACATTTTGCTTGATGAAATTGGTATgaaattggattttttttgggCACCTTATGTTGTGAATTTGACCAATTTGATGAtagattttaaggtgaaaaagAGTTACCCTGATGTTATGGTCATGGGGGCCGGTCTGTGGCACATGCTTCATGTCACTAATGCATCGGACTATGATTTTGCCTTGCGAATGTTAAGAAGTTCTGTAGTTTCTTTGTTGCCATTTTCGCCCGAGTTAAGCCTGAATGGACCCGTAACAGGCTCTGTGTCCATTAAGTCTCCCCATTTGTTTTGGCTTGGGTTGCCAATGCTCATAAATGGGATGTTGAATACAGAGGAGAAGAGGGAGAAGATGAGTGATGCACTGTGGCATGCCTATGATAGAGCACTCGGCGACAGTAAGCTATTACGCCAGACAGGTGGCCCTCTGTTATTGTTGGACATCCAGTCATTGACTTGGAATTGTGGGCCGCGTTGTACATCTGATGGTATGCATTATGATGGAGCTATTTATGAGGCTGCCGTTCAGATCATGCTAAATGCATTGCTAATTGAATCCCATCAGCAGCTTTGA